Genomic segment of Drosophila ananassae strain 14024-0371.13 chromosome 2L, ASM1763931v2, whole genome shotgun sequence:
GCTTATTGATATTAAAAGGTGATTACCGTATTCCTATAAAAGGCCGGAACAACTGGCCCTCAACATCACAATTGGATCGGACCACCAATATGAAAGTCTTTATTGTTTTAGCCGCTCTGCTGGCCGCTGGTAAGTGTTTTACTAAAGAAAGGACCTCCAATAGGActctaataaaattaaattttttctagTGAGCGCCGTGCCCATCGAGGAGCGTGTCAATGGCGAGAACGGCTGGTACGTTCCCCAGGCCGATGGCAGCTTCGAGTGGATGACCACCAAGGACGCCGAGGAAATGCTGAACAATGCCGCCCAGATCGAGGGACGCATCAGCACCAACGCCGTCAACTTCTACCTCTACACCAAGTCCAACCCCACCGATGGCAAGAAGATCGAGTCAAAGGCCAGCTCCATTGAGGGATCGCACTTCAACAAGGACCATGGCACCCGCTTCGTTATCCACGGCTGGACCCAGAAGTACACCGACGACATGAACACCCGCATTACCAAGGCCTGGCTCTCCAAGGGCGACTACAACGTCATTGTGGTCGACTGGTCCCGTGCTCGTTCCGTAGACTACGCATCCTCCGTCCTGGCTGTTCCCGGAGCCGGAGCTAAGGTTGGTGAGATGATCAAGTACCTGCACGAACACCATGGCCTCTCCCTGGACAGCCTGGAGGTGATTGGCCACAGCCTGGGTGCCCATGTTGCCGGCTACGCTGGAAAGACCGTCGGAGACCGTCGCATCCACACCATCGTGGGTTTGGACCCTGCCCTGCCCCTCTTCAGCTACGACAAGCCCGCCAAGCGCCTCTCCACCGATGACGCCCACTACGTCGAGTCTATCCAGACCAACGGCGGCAAGCTGGGATTCCTGAAGCCCATCGGCAAGGGTGCCTTCTACCCCAACGGCGGCAAGAAGCAGCCCGGCTGCGGCCTGGATGCCACCGGATCCTGCTCCCACGGTCGCTCCGTTCTCTACTACGCCGAGGCCATCACCGAGGACAACTTCGGAACCATCAAGTGCTCCGACTACGAGGACGCTGTGTCCAAGAAGTGCGGCAGCACCTACAGCTCCGTCCGCATGGGAGCCATCACCAATGCCTACATGGTCGATGGTGACTTCTATGTGCCGGTGAATGACAAGGCTCCTTTCGGCAAGATCGAATAGATT
This window contains:
- the LOC6505609 gene encoding phospholipase A1, which produces MKVFIVLAALLAAVSAVPIEERVNGENGWYVPQADGSFEWMTTKDAEEMLNNAAQIEGRISTNAVNFYLYTKSNPTDGKKIESKASSIEGSHFNKDHGTRFVIHGWTQKYTDDMNTRITKAWLSKGDYNVIVVDWSRARSVDYASSVLAVPGAGAKVGEMIKYLHEHHGLSLDSLEVIGHSLGAHVAGYAGKTVGDRRIHTIVGLDPALPLFSYDKPAKRLSTDDAHYVESIQTNGGKLGFLKPIGKGAFYPNGGKKQPGCGLDATGSCSHGRSVLYYAEAITEDNFGTIKCSDYEDAVSKKCGSTYSSVRMGAITNAYMVDGDFYVPVNDKAPFGKIE